The genomic DNA TGCGTGACACGGCTTCAGGCAGAGTTGGCCGAGTTCTGGAGATTGAGATGAATGAGGATGTCCGCACGAACATTGATGCCGGGGGCGATCTGAGTTCGTGCTCTGTGCTCGTTGTTGACGACAACGAGCAGAATCTCGAGTTGATGCAGGCGTATCTGGAAGACCTTGGCTGTCCGGTGCGTGTGGCGACGGATGGTGCAGAAGCGTTAGAGTCCATCGAACGGACTCAGCCCGATATCGTGCTGCTTGACGTGATGATGCCGCGAATGAGCGGATTCCAGGCGTGTGCACGCCTGAAGAGCACGCCCCGGACCCGGGACATTCCGGTGATCATGGTGACCGCTCTCAACGAGGTCGGCGATGTTGAGCGAGCGGTCGAGTGCGGGGCGGATGACTTTCTGACCAAGCCGGTCAATAAGCTCGAGCTGCTCACGAGGGTCAAGTCTCTGATGCGTGTGCGACTGCTTCGTCGGCAACTCGACCAGGCCATGAACGAAATGAAGCGGCTCAGAGAGTCAACCGAGGGACACGAGTCCGATAGCGAGTGATCGGCACGGGCCGTGCGTTCAAACCGGGCAGTTGCCCACCGACTGACCGAACGCATCGAAGAAGTCCAGCAGATCGAGGACGTCGACGGAGGTATCCCCGTTGAGGTCGGCGTCTACGGTCGATCCGGGCGGCACGCAGGGCCCGGGCTGGAACTCGCACTGGCCGAACGCGTCGAGATAGTCCAGGAAGTCGACGACATCGACGGTCGTGTCTCCGTTCAGGTCGGCAGGGCACGGTGGGCGTGTGTAGGGAAGCAGAAAATCAACGAAGACCGGCAGGTGATCCGACGCGCTGGAGCTGACAGCGGACGGTATCAGTGGGAATGTGCTGACCGGGTATGGCAGCTTGCCGGATGGGACCGAAGCAGAGTTGAAGACCGCTTGGATGACGGGGGACGCGATTGAGTCTTGGAACATCAGGTAGTCGAGCTTGCTCGATGACCCGAAGGTCCGCCTGTTGCCTGTGAAGGGCTCAACGGCCGTGTCGGGCGTGGAATCGCTCCTGTCCCGGTCGGTGCCGTCGGTGCCGCCTGTCGTGGCGGCACGCGTCATCCACTCCACAGGACCCTTACGCCCGTTGGTGTTCTCATCCTCGTTGATATCCCCGCCCCAGATCACCGGCGTGTTGGGACCAAGAACAGATGTCGCGGCTGGCGAATCAAGGATCGCGTTGTTGGGGTCGGGGACTGTGCCGCCCGCGCCGTTGAAGAGGTAATCGATGTAGTACGCGATGCGCTGCGCCGCCGCGAGTCGGTCAGCGAGGTCGCTCGTCGTTCCTCCTGCTTTCAGATGTCCATTTCCCACGACGAGATCGCCCGCGTAGACGTCATTTGGAAGGTCGATCTCGGCGAACATGTAGCCGCGGATTCCAGAGTTGCCGGTCGTCGCGTATGCATTGGCGAACATGAAGAAGCTGTTGACGTGGGTGCGGGTGTCGCCGTTGAGATCCGTAAACGGGAAGCGGCTCAGGATGACATTCCGATTGAAGCCGTCGGTCTCGGTGCTCACGATCACATAGGGCAGGTCGTAGTCGGGCACAAACTTCTTCACATACGACGTGACAGGCGGGTTGCCCGCGATAAACGGGTCGTTGCCACCGTTGATGAAGAGGCCGATTGTCGTGGTCAGATTCGCAACCGTGTCCACCGAGCCGGAGCCGGAGAACGCCGCGTTGTCACCACACTCTTGGAGAATCAGCACGTCCGGCTGGATCGCCGCGACCACTCGCACCAGCGCGTTCCATCGGACCGGCGTGTCGGTCTTCGCGTTGTTGCTCGAGCAGATCGCATCGAGCACGTTCCACGACATGACACGGACGTGGCGTTGATCCTGCTTCCCCCAAAGAGCATTCGCGGGATCCCACTGCGCCATCGTCTGGATGGAGAGAAAGGCGAGAATCACGAAGGTCGCGATCAATCTGCGTACATGGCTCATGGAACGCTCCGTCGTTCAACGTCGATCAAGTGACTTGAATTGTACCGTGCGGCTCCGCCGATTCACCTGTTGTCTGAGCTCTTCCGGCATCGAATTCTCTCATGGTCCGATACACGTAAAAAGAGTGGCCCCCGCTTCATGCGGGGGCCACCTGTAGAAGCATGATCAGCGGTCAGAGCAACTCAGGAGCACTGGCCGAAGATATCGAAGAAGCCAAGGAAGTCCTGGATGTCGACGAAGTTGTCCGGGTTGTAGCGGTCAACGTCGAAGAGGGCATCCGGGCAGGGCGTGACCTGGAACTCGCAGGGGCCGTAGTCGCCGAAGAAGTCGAGGAAGTCCTGGATATCAACGATCGTGTCGCCGTTGTAATCCGCGGCCGCACAGGGGTCGGCATCGGCGGTGATGTTCGCGATGTAGAGCAGGACGTTGTACTCTTCGTCGACGCTGCCGGTCGGAGAACCGCTGACAACGGGGTCGTCGAACTGACCATCGTTATTGCGGTCGTAGATGATGCCGGCTGAGAGAATCACGCCGCCGTTGGTGCGGGGATCCATGGTATCAAGGCCGGAGACGTCGATGCCCGCAAAGCCGTCCTGAGCGACGTTCTGTGAGAAGAACGTGCCGGAAGAGACGGAGTTGTTGTCAGCGATCTCGATGAAGCGAAGCTGCCAGTTGAGGCCCGAGTTCGCGCCGGCGAAGACGTTGCCGGTGTCGACAACCGCTTCGAGCGTGTAAACGGGGACCGCTGCGGAGGGGTCATAGACAGCGCGGAAGAGCGCGTTGTCTGGATTCGCTCCTGCGAGCTCGTCGAAGACGCCCACGCCGACGAACCAGATGTTGCCGACCGAGTCGATCGCGGGAGCCGACATCGAGGGGCCGACCGGTATCCCGCCGGTCACCTCGAAGAGGCCGCCCATGCGACCGATCTGGGTGCCGTTCTCGTCACGAATGGGCTTGCCGGAGAGCGAGTTGATGTCGTTCCAGATGGCGAGATTCCACACCGGAGCGGAAGCGGGGGTGTCGAGGCGACCGACGATGATCGCGTTGTATGGGTTCGTGAGTCCGGGGGCAGGGAAGAACGGCTGCTCCTCGTACGCGGTCGCAGCAACCAGAATGCGGCCCTGCTGGTCCTTCCCGATCGCCACCTGGCTGATGCCGCCTTGGAAGGCGGTCTGCGACTGATAGTGATCGAACTGGCGGACCAGGAATGGGTTCACGCGGGGATCGAGCGCGTCGTTCAGGCCGGTTGTGAACGCCGAAGCGGGCAGCGTCACTGCACGAGGTGTGCCGACCGGATTGCCTGCGGCATCGATGTCGAAGATGGCGATGGTGTCGATCGGGCCAGTCGTGCCAGCGCGAACGTACACGGCCGCGCTACCGACAGCACCGGTTGTTCCGAGCAGGACCTGCTTGGAGTATGCCATTGCGCCGCGGTGCTGGGCGAAACCGCCGGGGCGGTGTGAGGCATCGCTGGTCGTGATGCCAGCCGCTGAGCCGCGAACGATCTGGTTGTCGAAGTTCGGGCCAAAGTATGCGGGGCCACCCTCATCCTGAGGCAGGATGTTGGGGATGCCGTGCGTCGTTCCTGAAGCGTTGACAATATGAACCGATGCGGCGGCATCTGCAGCACCGCCGATAGTGATCTGATTGACAGCCGCGTTGTTGCGGGCAGCCATGGAGATCCTGAAGATGTTGTTGCCGGAGACAACGCCGGGGCCGGTCTGGAGGTTGCTGTCGGCACGGAATACGACGTTGCCGTGTGCATCGACCCCGCCGAGGCCGATCGCTGCGGTGCCGAGCGTCGTCGAGCCATCGGCGCGATTCGTCGCGGCGATGACTCGCTTGACGTACAGGCGTGTGGGGTCAGCAGGATCGAAGTTGGCGATGCCGCCGAACACAGAGTTCGGCTGGCCGTCAAACTCCGCTGCCGCGAACGCGAACTGCGCCGTGCTGGCAGGAGCTGTCGTCGAGCCGGCAGGGTTGTTGTTCGTTGCGTTGATGCCCTGTCCAGGCGTGTTCCACACGGCGTAGCTGCCGGCTGCCGGGGCGACGCCGGTCAGCACGCTTCGGCTGATTGTCTGGGCGCTCACGAGAGAGGTGAAGAACGTGGAGCCAGTCTTACTGGCCTTCGCGATCGGAGCGATACCGAAGGTGGTGTTCGAGCGAGTCGTGAAGGGAACGAGATCGACAACATACGCCTGGCCGGACGTGAACTCCGTGTTCGCATCACCGGGAAGGCCAGTGACGAACTTGCTCACGCTGTCCTGCGCAATGGCAGGGGCCGCGCATCCGGCGGCAAGAATCAGGGCTGTGGTGCGGGAAAGCTTCATCTTCAACGGCTCCTCTGTAAGTGTGAACCAAACTCTCGGTTTCTGCCAGTGATTTCGTGAGACCTATATCAAACCGACCCGATGCCGGGACGGCTACACCGCTCGTAACGCATTGTCCGGCACTCTCTTCTCTCTGCCGGGTGACACCTGAGTCTCACCGATATCAAGCCCGATAGGGCTACAGGATGGTAAACCGTGTGCGCGTGAGCGGCAACGCACGACGAGCGGTATACCGATGAAGTGTTCGTGAAGGAAACCGCCCGTAAACTGGGTAATCTACGTAGATTGTGCGAGGATCTCAGCTCGTCATCTCACCGGCGAGCAGATTGGCGATCCGCCCAGCCAGAGCAGCGTTTGACTTTGCGAGCTCGATGTTTGTGCTCAGCGTTCGGCCACCGGATACCTCATGAAGTTTGGATAATAGTAGGGGAGTGGCTGATCGCCCTTGGCCCGCCTCGCCTCCAGCCGCTTTGTTGGCCAGACCAAGCCACTCTTCCCACTCTTTCACGTCAAGCTCGTGCTCGTGGGGCACGGGATTCGCTATCACGATGCCGCAGCCAGTCCGGGCGAGTTCGGCACGCACGAATGAGGCCAGGTGCTCCGGATCGTCAAAACGGGCATCCACGTCCGCCTTCGAAGTTCGAAGGTAGAAGGCCGGGAAGGAAGATGTCCTGTACCCGATCACGGGCACGCCGAGGGTTTCGAGCAGTTCACGGGTGGCTTCGACATCCAGTATGGATTTCACGCCGCTGGTGACGACTGCAACCGGATGCCTCGCGAATGCGGCCAGATCGCTGCTGATGTCGAGCTTTGTCGCGTACCCGCGATGCACGCCCCCGATGCCGCCCGTCGCAAACAGGCAGATGCCTGCGGCCGCCGCGAGTTCCATGGTGGTGCTGACCGTGGTGGCGGCGTGTGACATGCGGTGCATCAACACCCCAAGATTGGCGGTATTGGCCTTGGGAACCTCTTTGGCCGCCAAGAGGACATCGAGTTCCTGATCTGAGAGTCCGACTGTGGGGACCCCCGCATGCACACCAATGAGTGCCGGGTTCGCTCCCTCGCCCCGCACAATCTGGGCAAGGTCTGCTCCGAGCCGCGCGGCGCTCTCGCGCGGGACTCCATGCACAAGAAGCGTCGTCTCCAAGGCAACGGCGCGGCAGGCGGGTTGGGGGATCCGGCTCAGAATCTGCATCATCTGTATTTTGGCATGCCCGGAGCCCGAGTGGGCGACGGATTGAGGAATTCGGATGAGTCTACTCGCACTCGCCTTGGTCACGATGACGGTTCTGGCAGCAGGGTACCTGACCTATGGCAGATTCATCGCGCGACAGTTTCGGCTCGATGACCGAACGACCACGCCGGCGGTTGCTCGTGCGGATGGGATCGACTTTGTTCCGACAAGGCCTTTCTACCTGCTCGGGCAGCACTTTTCTGCGATAGCCGCGGCCGGTCCGATCGTCGGCCCGATCGTGGCGTGCCAAGACTTCGGCTGGCTGCCGTGTGTGCTCTGGATCTTATTGGGCGTCGTCTTCATCGGTGCCGTGCATGATTTCTCTGCGCTCGTTGCGAGCGTGCGCCACGGGGCGCACAGCATCGCAGAGATCGCCCGCGCGAACATCAGCAAGAAGGCGTGGGCCGCGCTGGTCGCGTTCATCTGGCTGGCGTTGCTGTATGTGATCGTTGCGTTCACCGATGTCACCGTCGCCACATTCACGAACAACGACGAAGAACTGGCGAGATTGGCGGGGGTCGAGTTCAACAAGGGAGGGGCGGTTGCCGCGGCCAGCGTGATGTACCTGTTGCTGGCGACCGTGATGGGCGTCGTGCAGCAGTTCTTCAGATGGCCGATGTGGCTGCTGACAGCGGTGTTCGTTCCTGCCACACTTAGTGTCGTCTGGTTAGGCACGAAGATGAGCACGATCCTGCTGCTCGACGCGAAGACCTGGTACTGCATTGTTCTCGGGTACTGTCTTGCCGCGAGCATGTTCCCGCTCTGGCTTCTCCAGCAGTCTCGGGGCTATCTCGGCGGATTTGTCCTTTACCTCGCCATCGGCATCGGATTGGTCGGGCTTCTCTTCGGTGGGTATCGCGTCGAGCAGCCCATGATTGCACCCGGCGTCGGCTTCGATGGGCTCTTCCATTTCTTCGCGGGGGGCGAAGATGTGCCGAAGATTACCACGATCCTCTTCCCGTTCCTGTTTGTCACCATCGCGTGTGGGGCGTGCAGCGGCTTCCACGGTCTGGTCTGTGGGGGCACGACGAGCAAGCAGATCGAGAAGGAGAGCCACTGCAAGCCCGTCGCGTTCGGTGCGATGCTTCTTGAAGGATTCGTCGCGATCATCGCGCTCTCGACGGTGATGATCATGAGCGCGGAGCAGACCAAGGGTGTGCCGCCCGGCAGCATCTATGGAGACGGGATCGCTCGCTTTCTGACCCTGATCCTGGGTGAGAACGCGTTGCTCTTTGCCAAGACCTTCGGCGCCATGGCCGTCGCAACCTTCGTGTTCGATACACTCGATGTCGCGACACGTCTCGGACGTTACCTCTTGCAGGAACTCTTCGACGTCAAGGGGCGTGTTGGTGGAGCCGTCGCGGCTCTTGCGACAGTGGGAGTCCCGCTCGGGATTCTGTTGACCTCAGCACCGGGCAGCTATCGCGCATACTGGACACTCTTCGGGTCTTCGAACCAGTTGCTCGCGGCCCTGACGCTGCTCGGGATCACAGTCTGGCTCAAGCGGAATGGCAAGAGGTGCTGGTACACGGCCATCCCGATGGTCTTCGTGATGGTGATCACAGTCACTGCGTTGGTGGTTCAGGTGGTGCACGGATTTCGGGCTGCGGTAGCCGGCGCAAAGGACTTTACCCCGGTCATTAACGGAGTGGTCGCGATCATTCTTCTTGCACTCGCGGTGTTCTTCGTGACGCAGGCGGTCAAGTCGATCCGAGCGACTCCGCGTCAGCAACCCGAAGTTCCATAATGGAGCACGACTTTGGCCAGAACTCACATCATGTTCCTCGTGCTCATCGTGTCGATCCTGTTCGTCGCAGCGGGTTGCACACCGAGTCACCGTTCAGCGCGAGCGACAGGATCCGAAGGTGCGTCGCTGTCATCCTGGCGCGCGAGCGAGAGAGCGGCATACCTTGAACGAGAGCGTGAGCTTGTGTCCATTCCAACCCGCGAAGAGCTCCTTCGGCTGCACATGATGCTTGCCGAGGAGCCCCACGTCGCGGGAACTCCCGGTGATTGGAGGACGATCGAGAGTATCGCCCGTACCTTCCGCGCGATGGGGCAGACCGAAGAAGGCCAGTTGCTCGAGGGATGGAGCGTCGAGATCGAGGAGTTCTTTCCGCTGCTTGCTCGGCCTGTTCACGCGAGCGTCGAGATCCTTGGGGCTGGCGTCGATGGCGGGGATCTCTCGCTCGAGCTGCGCGAACGTCCCGTGCTCGGCGACCCGACGAGCGCAAACCCGGATCCCTTGGTCACGCTCGCGTGGAATGCTTACAGCGGCTCGGGCGATGTCACCGCCGAGATCGTCTATGCGAACTACGCCACAAAGCAGGACTTTGAACGCCTCAGCAGTCTCGGGATCGATTGCAGAGGAAAGATCGTCATCGCCAGATACGGCGGGAACTATCGCGGATTCAAAGCAAAGTACGCGGAGGCGGCAGGTGCCGCCGGCCTGATCATCTACACAGATCCAGCCGATAGCGGCTTCACTCGTGGCGCTGTCTACCCGGAGGGCGGAT from Phycisphaeraceae bacterium includes the following:
- a CDS encoding endonuclease/exonuclease/phosphatase family protein, which gives rise to MSHVRRLIATFVILAFLSIQTMAQWDPANALWGKQDQRHVRVMSWNVLDAICSSNNAKTDTPVRWNALVRVVAAIQPDVLILQECGDNAAFSGSGSVDTVANLTTTIGLFINGGNDPFIAGNPPVTSYVKKFVPDYDLPYVIVSTETDGFNRNVILSRFPFTDLNGDTRTHVNSFFMFANAYATTGNSGIRGYMFAEIDLPNDVYAGDLVVGNGHLKAGGTTSDLADRLAAAQRIAYYIDYLFNGAGGTVPDPNNAILDSPAATSVLGPNTPVIWGGDINEDENTNGRKGPVEWMTRAATTGGTDGTDRDRSDSTPDTAVEPFTGNRRTFGSSSKLDYLMFQDSIASPVIQAVFNSASVPSGKLPYPVSTFPLIPSAVSSSASDHLPVFVDFLLPYTRPPCPADLNGDTTVDVVDFLDYLDAFGQCEFQPGPCVPPGSTVDADLNGDTSVDVLDLLDFFDAFGQSVGNCPV
- a CDS encoding pseudouridine-5'-phosphate glycosidase — its product is MMQILSRIPQPACRAVALETTLLVHGVPRESAARLGADLAQIVRGEGANPALIGVHAGVPTVGLSDQELDVLLAAKEVPKANTANLGVLMHRMSHAATTVSTTMELAAAAGICLFATGGIGGVHRGYATKLDISSDLAAFARHPVAVVTSGVKSILDVEATRELLETLGVPVIGYRTSSFPAFYLRTSKADVDARFDDPEHLASFVRAELARTGCGIVIANPVPHEHELDVKEWEEWLGLANKAAGGEAGQGRSATPLLLSKLHEVSGGRTLSTNIELAKSNAALAGRIANLLAGEMTS
- a CDS encoding response regulator, whose protein sequence is MNEDVRTNIDAGGDLSSCSVLVVDDNEQNLELMQAYLEDLGCPVRVATDGAEALESIERTQPDIVLLDVMMPRMSGFQACARLKSTPRTRDIPVIMVTALNEVGDVERAVECGADDFLTKPVNKLELLTRVKSLMRVRLLRRQLDQAMNEMKRLRESTEGHESDSE
- a CDS encoding carbon starvation protein A; its protein translation is MSLLALALVTMTVLAAGYLTYGRFIARQFRLDDRTTTPAVARADGIDFVPTRPFYLLGQHFSAIAAAGPIVGPIVACQDFGWLPCVLWILLGVVFIGAVHDFSALVASVRHGAHSIAEIARANISKKAWAALVAFIWLALLYVIVAFTDVTVATFTNNDEELARLAGVEFNKGGAVAAASVMYLLLATVMGVVQQFFRWPMWLLTAVFVPATLSVVWLGTKMSTILLLDAKTWYCIVLGYCLAASMFPLWLLQQSRGYLGGFVLYLAIGIGLVGLLFGGYRVEQPMIAPGVGFDGLFHFFAGGEDVPKITTILFPFLFVTIACGACSGFHGLVCGGTTSKQIEKESHCKPVAFGAMLLEGFVAIIALSTVMIMSAEQTKGVPPGSIYGDGIARFLTLILGENALLFAKTFGAMAVATFVFDTLDVATRLGRYLLQELFDVKGRVGGAVAALATVGVPLGILLTSAPGSYRAYWTLFGSSNQLLAALTLLGITVWLKRNGKRCWYTAIPMVFVMVITVTALVVQVVHGFRAAVAGAKDFTPVINGVVAIILLALAVFFVTQAVKSIRATPRQQPEVP